GAGGCAATCAGGCAAGCGTCCACATCATGACTGGCCATGGAATGGCGCAACGCCTGCAACCGCGCCTCGAAAGCGTTCTCGCTGATGCTGTCTTGACGATTCATGGTGTGCCGGAAAAGTTAAGCATTAGAGTTGACTGAAATGAGAATGAACGGAGCCAATGTACGGGTTCAACAATGCATCAAGGCGACATGTCATGACACGAACTGGCCATCGATATGAACAGTGCGCCAGAAGGCGCACTGTTCATATCGGCAAGTGGACGCATGCAAACCGCGCCACAAACAGGAGCCTGCTGACATTCAGGCGACTGCTGAAACATCCAGTTTCGCCGACGTTTTTTCCTGAATCTCCTGAACGGTCACACCTGGTGCCACTTCAGTCAGCTTCAGCCCATCGTCTGTCACCTCAAACACACCCAGGTCAGTGATGATCAGATCCACAACGCCAAGACCTGTCAGAGGCAAGTTGCACTCGGGCAACAGCTTCAGGTCAATGGTGCCATCTTTCTTGGTGGCAACATGCTCCATCAGAATGACGACGCGGCTCACACCAGCCACCAGATCCATTGCACCGCCCATGCCCTTGACCATCTTGCCAGGAATCATCCAGTTAGCCAGATCACCTTTCTCGGAGACCTGCATCGCACCCAGAATGGCCAGATTGATCTTGCCCCCCGGATCATGCCAAACGAGTCTGCCGAAGAAAAAATCGATGACCCAGGCAATGTAGTCACTGTCTGCTTGCCTGCATTGATCATGTCCGGATCGACCTCATCTTCCTCCGGAAACGGACCGATGCCCAAAAGCCCGTTTTCTGACTGCAGCCAGACCTCAACTCCTTCCGGTACGTAGTTCGCCACCAGAGTCGGCATACCGATACCCAGGTTGACGTAAAAGCCGTCCTGCAGCTCGCGCGCAGCGCGTGCGGCCATTTCTTCACGTGTCCAAGCCATGTGTATTTGCTCCTCTGTCTTACTTGCTCGGGCGAACCGTTCGCTTTTCGATCCGCTTCTCCGGGTTCGGATTGACCACGATCCTCTGGACGTAAATGCCCGGAAGATGGATATGATCCGGATCCAGTTCACCGTTCTCTACAATCTTCTCGACTTCGACCACCGAAATCTTGCCCGCCATTGCCACGTTGGGGTTGAAGTTCCTGGCAGTCTTGTTGTAGACCAGATTGCCACTGCGATCTGCAATGTAGGCCTTGGACAGCGACACATCAGGAACCAGAGATCTTTCCATGACGTAGGTTTCCCCGTCAAACTCCTGGGTAGGCTTGCCCTCTGCAATCAGTGTACCGACTCCGGTTTTTGTGAAAAAAGCAGGGATACCGCAACCTCCTGCGCGCAAGCGCTCGGCAAGTGTTCCCTGGGGATTGAACTCAAGCTCAAGCTCTCCTGCGAGGTACTGACGCTCAAACTCCTTGTTCTCTCCCACGTAAGACGCGATCATCTTCTTGATTTGCCGCGTCTCAAGCAACATACCCAGCCCAAAACCGTCCACACCAGCGTTATTGCTGATACAAGTAAGGTCTTTCACACCAGAATCCCGTAGCGCTTCAATGAGTGCCTCAGGAATTCCGCACAAACCAAATCCTCCTACCGCTATCAGCTGTCCGTCACTCACAATACCGTTGAGTGCCTCTGCTGCACTGCCAAACACCTTGTTCATTCAGTGACCTCCCAAAAAAACTCGAGCCAGATCTCTATATGTACCTGAATGGTCAGCCACACGCCAGCTTTTACCAGACGCGTGACACCAGTTGATAGAGGAACCAAAGGATCTGGACAGATTATTCCTTAGTGTAGCGTGACCGCCAGACGGCCACCTAATAAAACTGATCCATGCAAACCCGCACATCCCTGCCGGATCTCGCCATCATATGGATTTGCGATCGCGCATGGCTCGCGGCCAGACTGCCACATGTGCACTCAACTGTCAGCGACGGCGGGCTGCGTGACGGACCCAAGTCGCTCAAGAACGCCGTCTGGCCAGGGCGTTGACTGCCCGGTATGACGGTTGACCAGCACCATGACCGCGCGTCCTGTTGCACGAAACTGTCCTGGAGGATCCCCTTGAACGCTCATCTCGACCCGGTGATCAAAGCTCGTGCGCCCCACCCTGTCAGTAATCAGGCGCATTTTCACTGTTGCAGGGTAGGTGATGGCCTTCTTGAAGTCGCAGGAACAATGCGCCACGACAAAGCCCAGATCCGGAAAATCTCGCACGCCGGACTGATCCATCAACATGACACGTGCCTGCTCCATGTACTGAAAGTACTTGGCATTATTCAGGTGCTGCATCATGTCCGAATCGGCCCACCGCATCTCGATATCAATCTCGAATGTGTCACCTGGTTGCAATCGGCGCTGACTCATTGTCCCTCCTTTGGTTGTTTGCATGACTGCTGGCCTGGCTGTTTCGGGAAACCGGGGTGTATGTGTTCGCGGCACTCCGTTTCATATGTATCCACATTCCCGGATCGACTCCCGTCACATCCCCTCTTCTGACCCGTCAATCACTTTGCGAAAGATGTGCTTAAAAAGAAAGCAAGCCCGGAACACCGACACAGAGCGGGTCCGTGCAATACAATCGGGCGATTGTATTGCTAAGAACGGAGACATCGCGATGACCGAAAGAGAATCAATGGAATATGACGTGGTAATCGTCGGTGCCGGCCCAGCCGGTCTGGCAACTGCCATTCGTCTGAAGCAGCTGGCCGCGCAAAAGGATCAGGAAATCTCCGTCTGTGTTCTGGAGAAGGGCGCTGAAGTTGGAGCACACATCCTGTCTGGTGCGGTCATGGACCCTGGCGCATTGACCGAACTGATCCCCGACTGGAAAGAGAAAGGCGCGCCTCTTGATACACCCGTCACCGAAGACAAGTTTCTGTTTCTGACTGAAACGGGACAGCGCGAAACACCTCAGTGGTTGCTACCGCCCTGTTTCCATAACGTGGGTAACTATGTGATCAGCCTCGGTCAGGTTACCCGCTGGCTCGGAGAACAGGCAGAAGCACTGGAAGTAGAAGTGTTTCCTGGATTTGCCGCCGCAGAAGTCCTGTACGGTGAGAAGGGAGAAGTCATCGGGGTCGCAACGGGCGATATGGGTGTGGGACGAGATGGCGAACAGACACCGCACTACCAGCCCGGGATGGCGCTGCTTGGCAGATACACTATTTTTGCGGAAGGTGCACGCGGACAGCTTGGTCGCGAGCTGATTGCCAAGTATCAGCTCGACAAAGGCCGTGATCCACAAAGCTATGGAATCGGGATCAAGGAACTCTGGGAAATTGATCCGGCCAAGTCCAAGCCCGGACTAGTCGTGCACACTGCAGGCTGGCCACTTGACTCCGACACCTACGGCGGCTCCTTCCTCTATCACCTCAAAGACAATCTGGTTGCTGTCGGCATGGTAGTCGGTCTGGACTATGCCAACCCATGGCTCTCGCCGTTTGAAGAATTTCAGCGCTACAAGACCCACCCTGCCATCAGGGGCACTTTTGAGGGTGGCAAGCGGATTGCCTATGGCGCACGTGCCATCACCGCAGGTGGACTGCTGTCTCTGCCTAAGCTGGTCTTCCCGGGCGGTGCACTAGTGGGATGTGAAGCCGGGTTCCTGAATGCCTCGCGCATCAAAGGCAGTCACGCGGCAATCAAGTCCGGCATGATGGCTGCGGAAGCAGCATTTGACGCGCTTACTGCGCAGCGCAATCATGACGAATTGAGCGCCTACCCAGCGGCCTTCGAACAATCCTGGTTACATGCCGAGCTGAACAAGGCACGTAACTTCAAGCAGTGGTTCAAGAAGGGACGGACCATGGGCACGCTCATGACCGGCATCGAACAATGGCTACTACGTGGCAACATCCCCTGGACCATCCATCGTGACAAGCCAGATCATGCCAACCTGAAACCGGCGGACCAGTGCGTCAAGATAGATTACCCCAAGCCTGACGGCAAGCTGACCTTTGATCGACTCAGTTCTGTGTTCATATCCAACACGAATCATGAGGAGAATCAACCGATTCACCTCACGCTCAAAGATACAAGTGTCCCTGTCCAGGTCAACCTGACCAAATATGCGGGTCCCGAGCAGCGCTACTGTCCTGCTGGCGTATACGAGTTCATCAAGGACGACGACGGTCAGGACAAGCTCCAGATCAACGCCCAGAACTGTGTTCACTGCAAGACCTGTGACATCAAGGACCCCACTCAGAACATCGTCTGGGTTACTCCTCAAGGCGGGGAAGGCCCGGTCTACACCAATATGTAACATTCAATAATCTGACTCTGATGGAGGCAATATGATCGACCCTCAGGCACAAGCCCTGATGGACACCCTGGCTCAGCAGGGGGTTGCCTCTGTCAGTCAGGTCGGTCCCGAACTGGCTCGCCAGGCTTACCTGGTACGAAAAAGCATTTCACAACCTGATCCGGTCGAAGTCGGACATGTTCAGGACTTCGCGGTGCCCGTCAAGGATGCTGACATCCGTGTTCGTCTATACAAACCAAGTACATGTATCGAGTCTCCCTGTGGTCTGACGGTATATTTTCATGGTGGCGGGTTTGTGATTGGATCCATCGAAACGCACGACACATTGTGCCGTCAACTGTGCGAGTACTCCGGACATGCCGTGTTGTCGGTTGACTATCGACTGGCACCTGAACACCCTTTCCCGGCAGCATTCGATGATTCACTCGAAGCCACTCGCTGGGCACACTCAAATGCGCAGATGCTGGGCATTGATCCGGCACGCATCGCTGTAGCGGGCGACAGCGCCGGCGGTCAGCTGGCGGCTGTTGTGGCAATGGCTTTACGTGACGACACAACAGTCCGGCTCGCATTCCAGCTGCTCATTTATCCAATCACTGACGCGATGATGAGTCACCCGTCGATCAGACACAACGGCACCGGTTACATGCTCACCGAGGCAACGTTGCAAGCGTACTACAGCCACTATTGGCCCGACCCTTCGTCCAGGCAGGACTGGCGCGCGTCCCCCCTGCTTGCGAAGGATCTTTCCGGGCTACCCGCAGCATTTGTACTAACCGCCGGATTTGATCCGCTGCACGATGAAGGGCTGGCTTATGCGGACAGGTTGTCAAGAAGCGGCGTCCCGACTCAGTATCTGTGCTTCGAAAGGCAAATTCACGGATTTTTGCCAATGGGACGTGTGATTGACGAGGCCAACCTCGCGGTCGGTGTTTGTGCTCTTGCCCTCAAGAATGCGCTGAACTGACAATCCACCCAGCCACACCATCCGGCGTGGCTCCTCAGGAGAAAACTTTGAGCAATCAACGTCCTCAAGCGACCCCGACTGTACAGATTGATGATGAACGGGTTATCGTCACCGAATGGCACTTCAAACCCGGCGCAGAAACGGGCTGGCACACGCACGGGCACGACTACGTCGTGGTTCCGACCACGGATGGTGAACTACTGCTCGAGACTGAGAACGGTCCGGTCAATGCCCAGCTCAAACTGGGTCAGTCATACACCCGCAAGGCAGGCGTTCGTCATAATGTGATCAACGCCGGTTCAGAGCCGCTGGTGTTTGTGGAAGTCGAATTGCGCTGACAGGACATTTCCATCACGTACGACCTGATGGCTGACCACGCCACTATCCGCCACATTGCTCCATTGAAATGGCCTGCCAGGCACCAGCACCTGACAGGCCATATTCAATTAACCGCCATGAGCCTGGATATCAGACCGCTTTGGTCAGTTGTTCCAGAATGGCAGGATTTTCCAGTGTCGAGACGTCTTGAGTCACTTCCTCGTTTTTGGCGACTATGCGCAGCAAACGCCGCATGATCTTGCCTGAGCGGGTCTTCGGGAGGTTATCTCCGAACCGGATCTCCTTAGGTTTGGCAATCGGTCCAATTTCCTTGGCAACCCAGTTACGGAGTTCCTTGGCGATTTCTACAGCCTCATCCCCCTGTGGTGCCGAACGCTTCAAGACCACAAAGGCCACGACCGCCTCGCCGGTCGTGGCATCCGGCCTGCCGACCACAGCTGCCTCTGCGACCAGCTCGTGAGACACCAGCGAAGACTCCACTTCCATCGTACCCAGGCGGTGCCCTGAAACGTTGAGGACATCATCGATGCGGCCCATGATCCAGAAGCAATCATCCTCGTCGCACTGCGCGCCATCACCTGCCAGATAATAGCCTTTCAATTCTTCCGGAAAGTAGCTTTTCTTGAACCGTTCCGGATCACCCCAGATAGTCCGGATCATCGAAGGCCAGGGACGCTTGATCACCAGAAAGCCGCCCTGGCCAGATGCCACATCCCCACCTACTTCGTCAACGATGGCAGCGGAAATTCCGGGCAAACGCGTCGTGCACGAACCGGGCTTCATCGGCGTAACACCAGGCAAAGGCGTGATCATATGTCCACCTGTCTCCGTCTGCCACCAGGTGTCCACAACAGGGCAGCGCTCCTGACCAACCTGGGTGTAATACCAGACCCACGCTTGAGGGTTGATAGGTTCCCCGACCGAACCGAGCAAACGCAAGCTCGACAGGTCGAACGACTTCGGGTGATAGCGCTCATCAGCCTCTGACGCCTTGATCAATGACCGGATTGCCGTTGGTGCGGTATAGAAAGTAGTCACCTTGTGACGCTGGATCATTTCCCAGAATCGACCGGCATTCGGGTAGGTGGGAACACCTTCAAAGACAACCTGAGTCATACCTGCGGCAAGCGGACCATACGTGATGTAGGTGTGCCCGGTCACCCAGCCAACGTCAGCGGTGCACCAGAAGACATCATCGTCCTTGGCATCGAACGTCCACTCCATGGTCATCTTGGCCCAAAGCAGGTACCCTGCACTACTGTGTTGCACACCCTTGGGTTTGCCAGTCGAACCTGATGTGTAGAGGATGAAAAGCGGGTGCTCTGCGTTCACCGCGACCGGCTCGCACAGTCCAGGCTGATCCTTGACCAGGTCGTGTAGCCAGACGTCACGCCTCTCGGTCCAGGCAATCTTGCCACTCGTACGCTGATAGACGACGCAGTGCCTGACACCTTCACACTGACCCATCCCGATCGCGTCATCGACGGCCGACTTGAGCGCAATGGCCTTGCCCCCACGCATCTGCTCATCGGCAGTAATGACCAGCGTTGCCCCAACATCCACAATCCGTTCGTGCAGACTCTTGGCAGAGAAGCCACCAAACACAACTGAATGGATAATCCCCAGACGTGCGCATGCCTGCATGCACGCGACCGCCTCGATCGACATCGGGAGATAAACAATGGCCCGATCTCCGGACTTGTAGCCGAGAGACCTCAAACCATTGGCAATCTCGCAAACTTTGACAAAAAGTTCGTGATAGGTGATCGAAGTCACCTTGCCGTCATCAGACTCGAAGATGATTGCAACTTTGTCGCCCAGGCCTCGCTCAATGTTGGATTCGAGGCAGTTTGCGGACACGTTAAGCTCACCGTCGGCAAACCAGCGATAAAACGGAGGATTGGACTCATCCAGCACCTGGGTGAAAGGCTTTTTCCAGTGTAGATGCTCGTTGGCCATCCGTGCCCAGAATGCTTCCGGATCACGGTCCGATTCATCAAGAAGTGCCTGATATTGTTCCTTGCCCGACACGTTCGCCTGTTTCACAAACTCCTCAGGCGGAGGAAACACTCTCGTCTCGACCAAGACGGATTGGATGGAATTCGACATGATGATGGGTCTCCTTGTCTGATCTGATGGTATGACTCTGGTTTATTCATTTGCTGCGCGCCATGACGGTTTGCATATTCACTGCCCTGTAGTAGGGTGCAGCGGTCCAGCTCCGTCCTGTTCGCGATTCCCCCTGCACGGAAAACATCACGAGCCGGTCACTCATGTATGTTTCTGAATCTGCTCCAGCGTAGCTGGATCTTCGATTGTGGTGAGATCACCAGGATCACGTCCCTCGCAAACTGCCACAATCGCTCGTCTGAGCACTTTGCCCGAACGGGTCTTCGGCAAGGCAGTCACGAACTGAATGGCTGCAGGTCGTGCCACTGCACCAAGCTGATCGTCAACCACCCTCATGATCTCCTTAGCCAGTGCAGGTTGCCCGGTTACGACATCAAATCGCTCAGGCTGTTTTAGCACAACGAAGGCAACTGCAACCTGCCCTTTCAGAGCGTCGCTAACGCCAACCACAGCACTTTCAGCGATCGCCGGATGACTGTTCACCGACTCTTCAATCTCTCGCGTACCCAGTCTGTGTCCCGCAACGTTGATCACATCGTCAGTGCGCCCAAGGATGAACCAGTAGCCGTCCTGGTCCACCAACCCCCAGTCGAAAGTCGAATAAACCTGACGTCCTGGAATGCTGGTGAAATATGTCTGAACAAAACGCTCATCATCCCCCCAAACCGTCGACATCGCACCTGGTGGCAAAGGCGGAAAAATGGCCACAACGCCCTTTTGCCCGGCACCAAGCTCTTGCCCAGTCTGCTCATCCAGAATCTTCACGTCATACCCGTAAACGGGAAAGGAGGGGCTGCCAAATCTGGTGGGGCGCTTCTCGATCCCGGGTTGAGCAGCCAGGATGGGCCATCCTGTTTCTGTCTGCCAGTAATTGTCAATGACGGGCTTTCCCAACCCTTGCGAAATCCACGTCGCCGTCGGCTCATCGAGCGGCTCCCCAGCCATGTATAGCGCACGCAGACTCGACAGATCGTATTTACCAAGCAGCTCGGGATCCTGCTTCTTGAGCACGCGAATCGCCGTCGGCGCGGAAAACATCACACTGACCTTGTAGTCTTGCACCAGCCTCCAGAGAATGCCACCGTCTGGCCTGACCGGGGTGCCTTCGTAAAGGATTGTTGCCATGCCCGCGATCAGTGGCCCATACACAATGTAGGAATGCCCGACCACCCAGCCAATATCACTGGTGCAAAGAAAGGTTTCGCCCGGATGTCCGTCATATATGTATTCCATGGAAGTCGCGAGCGCGACCGCATATCCTCCGGTGTCACGCTGGACACCCTTGGGTCGGCCTGTCGTGCCAGAGGTATAAAGAATGTAACTTGGCTGTGAAGACTCTAGCCAGGTTACGTCGACCGTTTGCCCAAGGTACTGTTCTCGTAGAGAGGCATAATCCTGATCCCGACCATCTACCCAGTTCATCTCATGCAAGCCCCTGTCCTCGATGATCACTGCCTTTGGTGGGCTGTTGCACAGACTGATCGCCTTATCCAGCAAAGGTTTGTAGGGTGTGACCTTGCCTGCCCGAGAACCAGCATCCGCACTGACGATGACTGTCGGCTGTGCATCATCGATTCTCTGAGCGAGATTCACGGAGGCAAACCCTCCGAACACCACTGAGTGAATAGCCCCTATGCGGGCACAGGCCAGCATCGCAAAAACTGCACTTGGGATCATGGGCATGTAGATCAGGACACGATCCCCTTCAGATACACCTTGCGCCTTAAGCATTGCCGCAAACGCATTAACCTCGCGAAAAAGATCTGACCGCGTGAACACGATCTCTTTGTTAACTTCGGTTGACACCCAGATCAGGGCTGCCTGATCCGCCTGAGTTTTAAGCCAGCGATCAACCGCGTTGTAACAAAGATTGGTTCGCCCACCAACAAACCACTTCGCAAATGGGGGATGATCAAACTCCAGAACCTTGTCATGCGGGCTCTCCCAGTGGATCCGGTGGGCTTGCTGCCCCCAGAATTCTTCGCGATTCTGGATTGAAAGCGCGTGCGTTTTCTCGAGCGTGGTCATACAAAGTCTCCCATTTGGTAGTGCTTTATACTAATATTCTGACGTAACTAGCTTTCGTGAGGCTTTCGTCTACCCGCTTTATAGGGTTCTCCCGGATGAAACTTCGCGATTTCGGAGTGATTCGTAGCAAGATATGCGCGGTATGATGCGAGTTGCGGGTTCTCTGATCAGTGCCTCCTTTTGCACGCAAGAGAGTGTCGCAATCCCGTAGTGATGGGCTTGGCTTCTAATTGAACCAACAAGCTTCGGGTCAGTTCGGATTTATCGCTGAGAGCTTCTTCCCGAACCTGGATATCGCCCTCTCGATTCATCTGGATGCTGCCCAACCGATCTGGTCAGCGTTGAAAAATTCCGTAGTGGTTTGATTGATCAGACTGGATTTTTCTCTCCTGAAACCTGCATGAATTTGCGGTTTCTGGCCGACACGACGAGCGCGATTTGCGCCGTACGATAACTGACGGAACTAGAAACATTGCGCCCGACTGACATGATTAGATGCAAAACAATTTCCCGACGATGGGTACTACCGGTCATCATGGTTGCCGCCGTTTTCATGAGCGGCTGCGCCACAAACTCTGGCGAACTTGCACAAGGCTGGCCAGGCTCGGACCGACCACGAACCACTGTGGACAGCACAACCACCGGTATTCTTGATCCGATTACCGCCATTGCAGCCGCTCAGCACCCATTGAGCAAACAAGCCCTCCAGCAAATCGGCATCCGCTATCGCTATGGCGGAACATCCCCGGACAATGGTTTTGACTGCAGCGGTCTGGTCCACTACTCGGCCATGGAATCACTGGGTTTGCGTTTACCTAGACGGTCAACCGAGATTGCAAGATCCGGTAAACCGGTCAAGCGTCAGGAACTTTCGGTTGGTGATCTGGTATTTTTCAACACGCTCGGCGCACGTTACTCGCACGTCGGCATCTACGTCGGAAGCAACATGTTCGTACATGCCCCATCCTCTGGCGGCGTGGTTCGACTTGAAAACATGACTGCACCGTACTGGAACAAGCGCTTTACAGGGGGTCGACGTATTGATCCCGTCATGATCGCCAATCGCTAATCCCCCAGGGACGCAGATCCCTGATCCCTGAGTTTGAACAGCCCCGCCTTTAACGCGACTGGTCTGTGTCTGACTGGCCCACGCTCATGCGCTTGCCTTTGCATGTGGGCATAAACCACATTGTTGCAATGCTTTCTGCATATCGCAGACTGAGCGCCTGCAGGCCATCACTTTTGCGCCTGAACGTTGTGCAGCCTGCCTGAAAGACTTCATGACATTGTGCCCCAGGAAATCCGTCAGCAAAATGACCAGCTCCGTGTCGCTAGGCAGCTGCATCGTACGTCTCTGGTGGGAAGGATCACGGCCGCTAACGTGATGAGTGATACGAATGTTGTGCGTACTGAGCAGATCGGGGATGTTTCCCAGACGGTCAGCACCGACGACAACTGCATTCAGAGTGGACATGAGGATGCTCCTTTAATGAAACATCCGTAATGATAATGATTCTTATTTAAATTGCAAATCAAATCTACCGTACATTTGTCATACCGGCACTACCGATCTGTTGTTTGATTTCTGATTCGTCCAGATCTGGAGCCA
This sequence is a window from Orrella marina. Protein-coding genes within it:
- a CDS encoding CoA transferase subunit A; this encodes MNKVFGSAAEALNGIVSDGQLIAVGGFGLCGIPEALIEALRDSGVKDLTCISNNAGVDGFGLGMLLETRQIKKMIASYVGENKEFERQYLAGELELEFNPQGTLAERLRAGGCGIPAFFTKTGVGTLIAEGKPTQEFDGETYVMERSLVPDVSLSKAYIADRSGNLVYNKTARNFNPNVAMAGKISVVEVEKIVENGELDPDHIHLPGIYVQRIVVNPNPEKRIEKRTVRPSK
- a CDS encoding acyl-CoA thioesterase, whose protein sequence is MSQRRLQPGDTFEIDIEMRWADSDMMQHLNNAKYFQYMEQARVMLMDQSGVRDFPDLGFVVAHCSCDFKKAITYPATVKMRLITDRVGRTSFDHRVEMSVQGDPPGQFRATGRAVMVLVNRHTGQSTPWPDGVLERLGSVTQPAVADS
- a CDS encoding electron transfer flavoprotein-ubiquinone oxidoreductase — translated: MTERESMEYDVVIVGAGPAGLATAIRLKQLAAQKDQEISVCVLEKGAEVGAHILSGAVMDPGALTELIPDWKEKGAPLDTPVTEDKFLFLTETGQRETPQWLLPPCFHNVGNYVISLGQVTRWLGEQAEALEVEVFPGFAAAEVLYGEKGEVIGVATGDMGVGRDGEQTPHYQPGMALLGRYTIFAEGARGQLGRELIAKYQLDKGRDPQSYGIGIKELWEIDPAKSKPGLVVHTAGWPLDSDTYGGSFLYHLKDNLVAVGMVVGLDYANPWLSPFEEFQRYKTHPAIRGTFEGGKRIAYGARAITAGGLLSLPKLVFPGGALVGCEAGFLNASRIKGSHAAIKSGMMAAEAAFDALTAQRNHDELSAYPAAFEQSWLHAELNKARNFKQWFKKGRTMGTLMTGIEQWLLRGNIPWTIHRDKPDHANLKPADQCVKIDYPKPDGKLTFDRLSSVFISNTNHEENQPIHLTLKDTSVPVQVNLTKYAGPEQRYCPAGVYEFIKDDDGQDKLQINAQNCVHCKTCDIKDPTQNIVWVTPQGGEGPVYTNM
- a CDS encoding alpha/beta hydrolase; protein product: MIDPQAQALMDTLAQQGVASVSQVGPELARQAYLVRKSISQPDPVEVGHVQDFAVPVKDADIRVRLYKPSTCIESPCGLTVYFHGGGFVIGSIETHDTLCRQLCEYSGHAVLSVDYRLAPEHPFPAAFDDSLEATRWAHSNAQMLGIDPARIAVAGDSAGGQLAAVVAMALRDDTTVRLAFQLLIYPITDAMMSHPSIRHNGTGYMLTEATLQAYYSHYWPDPSSRQDWRASPLLAKDLSGLPAAFVLTAGFDPLHDEGLAYADRLSRSGVPTQYLCFERQIHGFLPMGRVIDEANLAVGVCALALKNALN
- a CDS encoding cupin domain-containing protein translates to MSNQRPQATPTVQIDDERVIVTEWHFKPGAETGWHTHGHDYVVVPTTDGELLLETENGPVNAQLKLGQSYTRKAGVRHNVINAGSEPLVFVEVELR
- the acs gene encoding acetate--CoA ligase; its protein translation is MSNSIQSVLVETRVFPPPEEFVKQANVSGKEQYQALLDESDRDPEAFWARMANEHLHWKKPFTQVLDESNPPFYRWFADGELNVSANCLESNIERGLGDKVAIIFESDDGKVTSITYHELFVKVCEIANGLRSLGYKSGDRAIVYLPMSIEAVACMQACARLGIIHSVVFGGFSAKSLHERIVDVGATLVITADEQMRGGKAIALKSAVDDAIGMGQCEGVRHCVVYQRTSGKIAWTERRDVWLHDLVKDQPGLCEPVAVNAEHPLFILYTSGSTGKPKGVQHSSAGYLLWAKMTMEWTFDAKDDDVFWCTADVGWVTGHTYITYGPLAAGMTQVVFEGVPTYPNAGRFWEMIQRHKVTTFYTAPTAIRSLIKASEADERYHPKSFDLSSLRLLGSVGEPINPQAWVWYYTQVGQERCPVVDTWWQTETGGHMITPLPGVTPMKPGSCTTRLPGISAAIVDEVGGDVASGQGGFLVIKRPWPSMIRTIWGDPERFKKSYFPEELKGYYLAGDGAQCDEDDCFWIMGRIDDVLNVSGHRLGTMEVESSLVSHELVAEAAVVGRPDATTGEAVVAFVVLKRSAPQGDEAVEIAKELRNWVAKEIGPIAKPKEIRFGDNLPKTRSGKIMRRLLRIVAKNEEVTQDVSTLENPAILEQLTKAV
- a CDS encoding propionate--CoA ligase, which encodes MTTLEKTHALSIQNREEFWGQQAHRIHWESPHDKVLEFDHPPFAKWFVGGRTNLCYNAVDRWLKTQADQAALIWVSTEVNKEIVFTRSDLFREVNAFAAMLKAQGVSEGDRVLIYMPMIPSAVFAMLACARIGAIHSVVFGGFASVNLAQRIDDAQPTVIVSADAGSRAGKVTPYKPLLDKAISLCNSPPKAVIIEDRGLHEMNWVDGRDQDYASLREQYLGQTVDVTWLESSQPSYILYTSGTTGRPKGVQRDTGGYAVALATSMEYIYDGHPGETFLCTSDIGWVVGHSYIVYGPLIAGMATILYEGTPVRPDGGILWRLVQDYKVSVMFSAPTAIRVLKKQDPELLGKYDLSSLRALYMAGEPLDEPTATWISQGLGKPVIDNYWQTETGWPILAAQPGIEKRPTRFGSPSFPVYGYDVKILDEQTGQELGAGQKGVVAIFPPLPPGAMSTVWGDDERFVQTYFTSIPGRQVYSTFDWGLVDQDGYWFILGRTDDVINVAGHRLGTREIEESVNSHPAIAESAVVGVSDALKGQVAVAFVVLKQPERFDVVTGQPALAKEIMRVVDDQLGAVARPAAIQFVTALPKTRSGKVLRRAIVAVCEGRDPGDLTTIEDPATLEQIQKHT
- a CDS encoding C40 family peptidase; this translates as MIRCKTISRRWVLPVIMVAAVFMSGCATNSGELAQGWPGSDRPRTTVDSTTTGILDPITAIAAAQHPLSKQALQQIGIRYRYGGTSPDNGFDCSGLVHYSAMESLGLRLPRRSTEIARSGKPVKRQELSVGDLVFFNTLGARYSHVGIYVGSNMFVHAPSSGGVVRLENMTAPYWNKRFTGGRRIDPVMIANR
- a CDS encoding DUF2325 domain-containing protein translates to MSTLNAVVVGADRLGNIPDLLSTHNIRITHHVSGRDPSHQRRTMQLPSDTELVILLTDFLGHNVMKSFRQAAQRSGAKVMACRRSVCDMQKALQQCGLCPHAKASA